The following is a genomic window from Gallus gallus isolate bGalGal1 chromosome 14, bGalGal1.mat.broiler.GRCg7b, whole genome shotgun sequence.
GCCCCGCACGGCGCAGCCCCCGGGCGGTACTCACCGGGCCGCCACCCTCCCGCCGGCCCCGCTCCATTTAGCCGCCGCTGCCCCGCTCCTTCCGGCCTGCGCGCAGCACGTGaccgccccgccccgcaccATAGAGTGGAGCGGCGGGAACTGGGGAAGGGGGCGAGAGGAGAGGGACAGAAGGGCGGCCCCGGAGGTCCCGTCGCGGAGAACGTACCATAGAGTGCGCGGGGGGCGGTCCTCCGGGCGGCAGCGCTCTGCCCCCTTCCGGGCGCTGCGTGGTGgtgggagggggcggggctaaCCGGGAGGGGGCGGGTCTAACGCGGAGGGGCGGGGCTAACAGGAGCGCACGTGGTGCCCGGCGGAGCGCCGGCTCGCGGAGAACCCTGCAGGACGGCCGCCCCGTCGGGAGGGGTATGGTCTATATGGGGTCCCACGAACCCTGGAGGGAGGAGCGTGCCGTGAAATGCTCGGAGATGCCCTGACGTAGGGGGGCACAACGCCCCTCATGGAGGTCCCATGTCCCTTGTGGGGGTGCCCCGCCAACTGAGGCTGCAGTcccacctccagctgccccGCACACTCACCGCCCTCCCAGGGGTCTCTCGGGGgttccctttcttcccccatttCTGAGCCTTTGCAGGACATCTCTCCCGTTACCCCATTCCAATTAGAACCCTTCCAggatttccttccctctcccagaCTGGGACCCTTTCTAGGATTTCCTCCCACCTTGATTTAGAGCCttttcaaggctttttttcctcctactcTAGACCCTTTTCAGCCTCAGCCCCCCCCTTCCTatctccagcactgccacactgTTCCCGAGCACTCTCCAGTCCTCAGTACTCCCCCATGACCCCACTTTAGACTCCCCcagtcccccccccccgaacAAACACACTCCTTATAACCCCCAATCCTGCACCTCTCTCACTTACCCCATCACTGTGCTTTTTGTGCCCAGGGGATGGAGCAGCTCCGGGGGCAGGAGGACACTGTGAGTGCGCCGGCACTGCTGATTTCCCTTCGATACTCAATGCCTTCTTGCAAGGAGTGTGGCCCCACATCGCTGCTACATGGAGAGCCCTTTTGCTCTGTGCACAGTCAACCAGCCTGGGTGCACAGCTGGCAACACAGACCTGGAGAGATGCAGAGGTTTCTAATGTGCCTCCAGAGGATCCTGCTGCATTTTCTTGGCAGCGTCGCTCATTTTGTCTCTGCTCaaagcagctttttcttctctgccttaatgctggagctgcaggaaggggagGTCCCACAGGGGTGGGTGCCAGTGCAAGGTTCCCATTGCCATCAGCTCTGGGAGGGGTTGGGGTGATGCTCTGTTcgctcttttctccttcccatccTCTGAGAAGGAGAAAACTCCAAGGAAAAGTTTCTGACATGGAGAAATCGGTGTTTTTTCCCCAACTCCCTCCCAGTGAGGAGCTGTGCCAGCATCCCAGTGGGTGGCAGTGGGAGCAGCCGCCGCGTTCCAACCCGCTGGAGGGCAGAGGGACAAATCCCACCTCCACCCCTGCCTCGTCCCTCCCTCGGCCGCAGGAAGGCGGGTGCATGGAGGATGGCTTTTCCAGGCTGTGCAGGAGAGAGCCACACATTGAAGCTGAGCGCTACCACTGCTGCGGGTGCTGCAACTGGGACAACACAaccaggagctgctgttccGCAGTTTGGGATTCCCTTCAGGGCAGTGACCTCAGGGGTAGCTGCTGGTGAGGTCCTGTCCAGCTGCAAGAGGGGGAGCGAGGATGGAGCCGGGCGCGTGCACCCCGGAGCTGTGCTATCCAAAGAATGGCAGCACCCAACTCAACGCCACGTCCGATACTGCCAGCGACCTCCTGGCCACCTccttcctgggctgcatcctGGGCACCATGTGCGTGGTGGGCGCGGCGGGGAACATCTACACACTGGTGGTCACCACTGTCTCCATGAGGCGCAGCGGCTCCATGTATGTTTACATCATCAACTTGGCCCTGGCTGACCTCCTCTACCTGTCCACCATCCCCTTTGTGGTGTGCACCTACTTTGTGCGGGACTGGTACTTCGGAGACCTGGGCTGCAGGATCCTCTTCAGCCTCGACCTCCTCACCATGCACGCCAGCATCTTCATCCTGACCATCATGAGCACTGAACGCTATCTGGCTGTCGCCCGCCCTCTGGCCACGCTGCGTGGCTCAAGGGACCGTCGGCGGGCGCTCACCTTCCTGGCGTGGCTGGTGGCCTTCCTCCTTGCCCTGCCCAGCATGATCCTCATCGACCTGCGCACCAGCCACCGCCACGGGGTGACCAAGCGTATTTGTCACCCCACGTGGCGGATGGGGCCCTATAAGGTGTACCTCACCGTCCTCTTCAACACCTGCATCCTCGCCCCGGGCGTCACCATCTGCTGCGTGTACACCAAGCTGGCCAGGACCTACTGGAAGTCCCAGATGGCTCTTGTTGCCCACGCCAAGCACGCCAGCCACTGTCCCAAGCAGAAGGTGCTGTACATGATCTTCAGCATCGTGCTCGCCTACTGGGCTTGCTTTGTGCCCTTCTGGCTGTGGCAGCTTTTCAGCCTCTACTGGCACGAGCGTGGGGAGCGGGGCAGCTCCACCGTCGTCCCCATCAACTTCCTGGTGACCTGCTTGGCCTACAGCAACAGCTGCGTCAACCCCTTCCTCTACACGCTGCTCTCCAAGAACTACAGTGAGTACCTGCGGAGACACCACCGGGCTGCCCAGCGGGGCTCCTCCGCACAGCCGCCAGCCCCTGTCCCACCCCTGGGGGGCTCCGGAGAGGATGACTGTGGTCTGTGAGAGGTGGGTGCCCACCGGGCAGGTGGCAGAGATGCGGATGCTTTTTCCTCCGTTGTGGTTCAGTGGCTCAGCCCTTTTGCTGAGGGCTGTGGCACATCGTTGCTACCCGGGTGAGGCTGGTAAGATACCGGTTATAGCAATAAAGGATAAAAGTGGGGCGGCTCTGATCACTGAACTCACTCTGAGCCTTTTGATAAACGTGCTTCTTGTCATTCCCTTTCTACCAGTAGCTCTACTGAAAAGTAATCTATCACCAGATTTGTTAGAGGAACCATTTCCTGGAGGAAACCAGCATCCCGGACCCCCTCCCACGTCAGGTGCTCTGGAAGCACTGTTCCCAGTTGGTTCAGGCAGACCTTCAGATGAGCCCATGCTCCCTGCACAAGGGGACAGCATCTGTTCC
Proteins encoded in this region:
- the LOC101747873 gene encoding urotensin-2 receptor, with amino-acid sequence MEPGACTPELCYPKNGSTQLNATSDTASDLLATSFLGCILGTMCVVGAAGNIYTLVVTTVSMRRSGSMYVYIINLALADLLYLSTIPFVVCTYFVRDWYFGDLGCRILFSLDLLTMHASIFILTIMSTERYLAVARPLATLRGSRDRRRALTFLAWLVAFLLALPSMILIDLRTSHRHGVTKRICHPTWRMGPYKVYLTVLFNTCILAPGVTICCVYTKLARTYWKSQMALVAHAKHASHCPKQKVLYMIFSIVLAYWACFVPFWLWQLFSLYWHERGERGSSTVVPINFLVTCLAYSNSCVNPFLYTLLSKNYSEYLRRHHRAAQRGSSAQPPAPVPPLGGSGEDDCGL